Below is a genomic region from Azoarcus sp. KH32C.
CGAGGTAGCCGGTCGGACCAAGGGCGGCTACCTCGGCTGGTCCAGCTGCACCTCTACGCGGCACGGATGGATTGGGTAAGTACTGTAACGAGACTCGGGACGACTACGTTGCAGGTTCTAACCTGGCCCAGCGCCACGCGCTTTCGGGTTTCAAGAAAAGGTCCAATATCTCGCACCCGTGTCCAGAAGGCAGGGGATGCCATGTGCGACACTCCGTTACGGTCGCACCAGTGGCGGTAATGGCGGTACACGTCGTCCTTCTCCGTGTGCGGTGAGGCCGTGAAGGTAATCGCGCACTCGTCCGCCCATGCCTGTACGGAGTTCGTTGCGGCTTTTGCTTCGTGGAGAACCGCGCGCATCGCGCTCGGCAGTTGAGATTCAAATGCGCCACGCTGCTCTAGTCGCACCAACCCCTCCAACGCCCAGTGCAGCACGCCTGACATCTCTCTCTCGCAAATTTTTCGAACGAGCAGGGGGTCGCGTTCGTGCTCTGGAATTGTTACAGAGAAGGGGACAATATCCCATCGGCGCCAGAATCCGGTCGAGTGGTCGACAACCGTGGGGAGATGGTTGCCAAGCACCAGCCATTTGCCGCGGAGATGGATGCTTATCGGGTCGCGATACTTCCTGTCGACCTGAACACGCTCGCCCGCAATCATGGATTTAAGCAGTTGTTCATTGATGCGTCCTCGTGGGGCCTCGTCACAGTAAATTAGGCTCGCGCCGATGAGTACTGAGAGGCGGAACCCATCGAGGGCGTCGAGCTGGACAGTTTCCGGTTTTCCATGCAGCGCCTGCACTATATTGGCGAGCACCCCCTTGCCGTTTGCCCCGCCCCCTATCCAGAACTGAGCACGCTGATGCCGTGCATCGGAGGTCAAGGTATAACCGATGTACTCTTGAACACGGGCCTGAACTTCGGGGTCGGGCAGTACTCTGTCGAGAAAACGTCGAAAATTTGGGGCGTCGGCTACGCCGGGGTGATAGTCGCAGCTAATGACGTGGCGTAACCCCATACTCGAGGTGGGGGGGATTGTGTAGACCCTGCCTCCGCGGGCGATTACATATCCGTTCCGGCATGGAATAACAGTTTCAGTCGGTGATTCAGGCAGCGCTCCCATCCACAGGATTGCCGCCTTGTGCGCCTTTTTCGCGTTTTCCGGCGACGCGTTTCCACGGTCGTGTTCAACTATCCAGCGGTACGCGTACCGCTCGCCATCCTCGTCCGGTACGCAGGCCCAGTGAGTACCGGTCCAACGATACAAGAGTTGTTTATCACTCGCGTGCATGCCGTCATCGAGTTGAAGCGCATATCGGTGCGGGTCAAAACGCGTGCTCATTGATGACCTCCCAGGACGACGTGGGAAGCTAACCACGCTTCGACATCAACACTGCGCCAACGCAGCAGGCGTGTACCAGGGATATGCAGGCGTGGAGGGACCGCCAGCGGGTTTCGCTTTAGGTCTTTCTTGATAGTTTCAGGGCTTCGCCCAAGGAGTGTTGCTAGTTCGTCGAGGTCAAGCAGTTTCATGTCGTGTGCTCCAGAGGTTAGGGAGCACGTGCGGCAGGTCGGGCCGGCACGTGCCTTCACGTGCCACGGAGTGGCTTGATGTATAGCCTCTGCGCGAAATGAAACGCCCTACGGCACAAAATAAAATTTCGATGTGCCGTTTCGCCTCGTCCTTGCTGGGGAGGGCGATTGAGGAGATGGAAGGAGCGCAAAATTTGAGTGTGGAACCGCTGACATTGGACGTTACGAACTGCGCGTTCTCACCTCGCCGAACAATGTTGAGCTATTGGGGCGCTGCACGTGCGGGAAGTCGGACGGCGTAGGTATCTTCGAGAACCTTCGTGACCCTGCCCAGAGTTCGGTAAATAGCGGGCCCTCTACTCGGCGGAAGAAGTCGACATGTCGCTTGCGAGGTGGGGGGCTAAGTCTAGTAGAGATGCCTATACGTCCTGAGCGACTTTGCTCATGCCTCGAGGACAGCAGATGAAAGACCTGATTTCAGTTTCGCCGGCCGCACTTGGCACCGCCGTTGAACCCTCAATGCAAGGTGAACCCCGGCTAATGGCACTGCTTCGCGCAGAGGCCATGCGCCGCGGCGATTCCATCAGTTACATGGCCAAAGTTCTAGGCGTCACTCATGGTTATATCTCGCTGCTGAGTTCCGGGCGAAGGCAGGTTGAGAATGTGAGTCCGGCCTTCATCGCGAATTGCGCGGCGTACCTTGCGGTTGCACCCATTGTCGTCAAGCTGGCTGCAGGTATCGTGGAACTCGGTGACTTCGTCGACCATACGGCACGTGAAGATGTTTTGCTTCAGCGACTCTTCAGCGATGTGAGGCGCGACCCCGAATTCGGCGCGGTCTGGCCAGGGGGCGAGGAGGAGCTGAGCCGCGAGCAGCGGCGGTTTGTCGCGTATTGCTACCTGCAGGCGATGATGAACTGCGTTGTAATGCCGCGCGACGACGCGAATCTCTTCCGAATCGTTGGTGAATGTCTGGGAGGTAGGAAATAGCTGTAACGCAGTCCCTTTTTCAATCCCGCCGCGAGGCGGGATTCTTCTGTGCGTGGATAACAAGGCTGTACGCGAAGCTGGCGCTCGTCCCATGTTTCTGGCTGCAAAGCGGGCATGCCCTGAGAAGGTATTGATGAGGAGGTCTCTTGCCATCAGGCGCGCATGCGCTATCGTGGCTTCATGTGCAATCGATACGTCTCTGCCGATGAAGCCGCCATTGAGAGGTTCTGGCACATCGGGCGTCACAACCAACCGCGCTGGGCGGCGGATATCTTCCCACGCGTCCCTGGACCATTCATTCGTTCGGTGCGGGGTACAAGTGAACTGGAGCTTGTTGTCGGCCAGTGGGGCCTGATTCCGTTCTTTGCGAGGACTCCAGTGCTCAAGTACTCGACCAACAACGCTCGGTTCGAGGAAATCAGCGAAAAGGCGTCATACAAGCAATCTTGGGCGCGTGGGCGGCGTTGCATCATCCCGGCTTGGTCCTTCGATGAGCCCTGCTGGGAAACGGGGCGCAACGTCTGGTGGCGTTTTCAGCGTGCAGACGATGCACCTTGGGGGTTGGCGGGGCTCTGGAACGCGTGGACCGACCCCGAGACCGGCGAAATCATCGAGAGCTACACCATGCTGACCGTCAATGCGGATGCACACCCGCTGATGTCTCGCATGCACAAGCCTGACCCCAAACTACCTGCGGACCAGCAGGACAAGCGCAGCGTCGTTGCTATTGAGTTTGCGGACCTGTCCAAGTGGCTGACGGGGACGCAGGCGGAGGCTGCAACCCTGGTGCGGCCGCCAAGCATGGAATGCACTGCCGCGACGCCGATGAGCTGAGTACGTAAGGTAGTGCGCGGTGCCCAGGCACAGGACACAACCCTGAGACTTGGGCCCAGAGGTGGCCACGCAAGGCTAAGGCCGCCAGGTTGCCACTCGCGTGAAATCCCTCAGTTCGACATGGCTGACGAGAGGGTGACGAGAAGATGCAGGTTTTCTTCTCACTCTCCGCTCGATTTGATAAGAATACGCCTTTCCTATCATGCAACTGATAAGTTAATGATAAGTTACTGGGCTTCCCTGCGACTCGCTTCCAACTCATCTACGCTCCATTGCTGGCAACACGTTCGCCGCCAGCCACGCCCCCACGTCGGTCTCTCGCCACTGCAGCATACGCGTACCGGGAATGTACAGCCGGGGTGGGACCGCAAGCGGGTTCCGCCGTAAGTGCTTCCTAATGGTCTCGGGACTGCGCCCGAGCACGGGCCGCGAGTTCGTTTATATCCAACAGGTTCTGCATGCAAAGCTCCTCTAGGGGGGCACGCAAGGGGCTGCTGATACCGCGGCGTGCCGGTAAGTGCCGAAAGGCGGCACCACGGCATATAGCTATCGCCGCAGAGGTTCAGGAGGGCTGAGGTAAGCGGAAGGTGGGTGAGGTGATTTGAGTTGGAAGCGTGCTCGGTGGGTTGATGCCCAATCGGTTGACCGGTAGCAGTCGAGCGGGCACGGAGTCAGCTACGGGCCAACGATTCCACGCCACCTCAAGACCCTGCCTGGAAGACTGCTGTTCCGGTCGGAGCCCGTCGTCCATCTCGGCAAGGCCACTCCACGGCTTCGGTGCATCCTCCAGCGGCCCCGCGCCGAGTGAGAAATATTCAACACGCAAGAGCAGGAATCACGACGCTCGACGTTTGTCCGCCCGCTGGCATGGATATCATTTAACGCAAGCGATGTGACGCTCGACGCCTCACCGGAGTGGAGACCATGACACTGCGAAATCGTGTTAACCCAGAAGGCGTCATCGTGGCGCATCCCTCCCGGGGAACCCTTATGGGAACCGAGGATGCCTGCACGACGGGGAAGCGAACATCGTTAGGACGTCTGCGCGTGACGCATGGGTCACATGTTTGCTGGCGTTCAAGGGCCGCCAGAGGCAACTGATGCAGCCAGGTCATTACACGGAACTCTTCTTCCTGGATGAACCAACATCGCTGGCTGCAGGTCACCGCCCATGTGCCGAATGCAGGCGTGACCGCTACAAAGCATTCGGCGCCGCCTGGGCGCGGGCGCACAGCTACGAAAAGCCTCCATCAGTCCGCGACATCGACGCTCAGCTGAAACGTGAGCGTACAACCCGAGTCGGCCGAGATACCGCAATGCTCACGACCATGCCAGATGGGGTTGTCGTGAAGCAACTCTCTTCGAACAACGACTACCTCATCCACGCCGGGAGAGCTCTTCTCTGGGGGTTCGAAGGCTATACGAAAGCAGTCGAACTCAACGACCTCAAAGGGCCCTTCCGCATCCTTACCCCTGCCAGTACCGTCCGCGTTCTATCACATGGATATAAACCGGAACTGCACGCGTCCTGCAAGAGCCTATTGTGTTAACTGCCATCAAGAAGCCACTGCTCATCACAGGTTGAAAAGACGCGATGACCAATCGAACCGGTATCTGAAGCTCTGCCCTCGGGGCGCTCACTGCACTGAGTTTGCCATTATCATTTCTATCTTCCCTGACTTGATGCTGCAGATAGATGAGCGGACCAATCCTTCCTATTGAGCCTCGCGTTGCTGTCCTCGTCGACTGCGACAACACAACCCCCGAAATCCTGGAATACGCACTCAGAGTCGTCGCCCAGTTCGGCCGCGTTGTCCTCCGTCGCGGCTACGGCAACCACAGCACTCTCGCCAAGACGTGGCAGGAGGCGTTGGTTCGTCAGGCTTTCACACCATGTCTTCAGTATCAATACGCCGCCGGTAAGAACACCGCTGACATCGCCCTTGCACTGGATGCCCTTGAAGCGATGTTTGACCAGCGTGCCGACAAGTTTTGCATCGTCACAAGCGATTCCGATTTTGCATATTTGTGTCGAAAGCTCCGCGAGCGAGGCGCGACGGTATGTATCGTCGGTGAGTCCAAGACGCCCGAAGCGTTGCGTAACGCGAGCGACCAGTTTTTCGAGTGGGTCGCACCCGTGTCCGCGGATTCCGAGCAATCAGGTACCAAGGCCATTCACGAAAAAACCGAGCAACCAAAGCCGGCGACAATCAAGCGCAGGCCTCGATTCGTCGTGGAGGCGGTCGCACTACTCGCAGGCAATACGTCCGAAGGGCAGGTGCATCTGAGCTCGTTGGGGCAATACCTCAAGCGTACTGACCCTGGTTTCTCTCCTGCAAATTACGGGCATTCTGGCTTACTTGATATGCTGAAGACTTACGACCTGCTTGCTCTCAAGAAGGGAGACGGTGGTCACTACACAGTCGGTCTACGTTCTCTGGCGGCGAATGTAACTAATGGTGCATCTGCAAATTCGCCCACTCACGTCAGCGCACTGATTGCCGAAGTTGAGGAGTGATTTCGCGGGCACGGTGGTTGGCGCCTAGTCTGCCGCTCAGAGGGCGGCCACGTCGTATTCTTCGACAATTGGGGGTGAGAACTTGGGCCTGACGTTTTCAAAGAGCGTCCGCTTTGGCGCTGTGCGTTTCAACTTCTCTGGTTCCGGCATCGGGATGTCGGTAGGCATTCCGGGGCTTCGCATCGGGACCGGGCCCCGCGGCGCGTACATCAGCGGCGGCGTCGGCGGATTCCGCTACCGGCGCAGTCTAAGCGCGGCTCCGAGCAGAACCCCTGCGCGATTACCGGACGGCCAAGGCGTCCCAGCCCTAGCTGAGGGAGATGTCGCGCCCACCATCGTGAGCACTCAGGAACACGACACGCTCAGTGTCCTGGAACTGACCGATTCGGACAGCGACGGCCTGCTGCAGTCCATGAACGAACAGCGGGGAAAGACGTCCCTCTGGCCTTTTGTCGCAGGAGCCCTTTTCCTTTTGTATTTCCCCCTGACAAGCGCGATGGATACTTGGCCGGGCGCGGTCCATTTCGCACTGGCTGCAGTCATGACGGCCGTCGTCGGGTGGGTGTACTGGCAAGACAAGATGCGGAAGGTGACGGTGCTCTTCTTTGAGCCGGATGCCACCGCCGCCGACCACTTCGATGCACTCAGTAGCGCGCTTTCCAGCGCTGCGTCCATGCGCAAACTAAGAGCCGTGGTGAGCACCTCGCGCTACGCTGACCGCAAATACTCAGCAGGTGCCAGCGAAGGTCTGAAGTTCTCGCAGGCATCTCTGAGCTTGGGACAGGGGCCGGGTGTGGTGGCGAACGTCGATGTGCCAGTGGTGAAGACAGGGCGTACGACACTCGCCTTCTACCCAGACCGAATACTGGCCTTCCAGGGCAAGTCTGTCGGCGCGGTTGCTTACGACAGCCTCTCAGCTGCCGAAGAGCGCACACGCTTCATCGAGCACGAGTCAGTCCCAGGCGATGCCCAAGTCATCGACCGTACGTGGCAGTACGTAAATCGCAACGGTGGCCCCGACCGTCGCTTCAAGAACAATCGCCAGCTGCCAATCTGCGCCTACACCCAGTTGAATCTGTCAACACAAAGCGGACTAGACATTCGGCTACTAGGCTCTCGAGAGCGTGGATTTGAGCCTTTCGCAACCGCACTGTCCCGGATGGCATGACAGGTGTTCTAGTTAGTCGTCTGGCTTGTACAAGGAGTAAGCGTGGAGCCTAAGAACCAGGTCACCCGGTGGCAGCGTGATTTCGAGCGGTTCCTGCCGCTCAAGAGCCAGTTCGTTCTGTCGGGCAATGTGCGGGACCTTCAGGTTGTTGAAGTGCAGCCAGGGGTAGTTACCGCTCAGCCTTTGAATCAGTGTGTCGCCGCGGCACTCAAGCGTGCTGGCTACGCCAACACCATCCTGTTCCAACCACTCGCCGGCTTCAGTGTAGTGTCTGCCACTGGTGAAGCAGCGAGCGCAGCTGCTGGCTTGTTGCAGGAGCTTGGCGTGACTGCTGAAGGTGGCCAAGGCAGGGCGGGGGCCGAATTGCTTGCAAGCGCGCTGGACAGAATCGTCAAGCGGCAAGGAGAGCCGGTCGCACTCATCGTCGATTTTGCTGCACGCCTGCTTACCCGGCCCACGGACCCGACGGCGGCAGAGCACCACCTGTTCACGCAGGCTCTGGTGCTTTCCCAGCAGGCGGCTCCTCGGCCGGCGGGCATCGACCGGCGGCCGTTCTTCAACACGGTCATCTGGATTGTGGAGAAGGAGGGTGACCTTCCGGACTGGTTCATCGTGGGAAACCCGCGCCTTCGCCACATCCCAGTGCCCCGACCAGATAACCGAGCGCGGCGCGCACTCGCGCCGGCGCTTCTCAAGCCGCTCGGGGGGGCCGCACAGGCCGCGCCGGAAAGCCTGAAGAAGGCTCAAGACGAGTTTGTCGATGGCACTGAGGGAATGCTTCTGGTCGACGTGAACGCGATTTCAGTCCTGGCGCGCGTTGAAGGCGTCCCTTTCGACAAAATTGCCGACGCAGTTCGCCGCTACAAGGTCGGAGTCACCGAAGACCCGTGGCTGCAAATCGGTCGGGAGAAGATTAAGAACGCCGAAGCCTTCATCCGGCAGCGAGTCAAAGGGCAGCCCGATGCGGTCGTGCACATGCTCGACATCGTCAAGAGAGCTGTGATGGGCGTTGGCGGTGGCAGACGCGGCGGACGGCCACGCGGGGTCGCATTCCTTGCCGGGCCGACCGGTGTCGGCAAGACTGAGCTCGCGAAGACCATTACCAGCCTTCTGTTTGGGGATGAGAGCGCCTACATCCGCTTTGACATGTCCGAGTTCAGCGCTGAGCATGCGGACCAGCGGCTGTTGGGCGCGCCTCCTGGGTACATAGGCTACGACGCTGGAGGAGAGCTCACGAATGCGATTCGCGAGAAGCCGTTCAGCGTGGTTCTCTTCGATGAAATCGAGAAGGCGCATCCACGAGTCCTAGACAAGTTCCTCCAAATCCTGGATGACGGCGTGCTCACTTCGGGACGTGGCGACCGGGTGTACTTCTCGGAGGCACTCATCGTGTTTACGTCGAACCTGGGCATCTACAAGATGACTGATTCGGGTGAGCGCGAACTCAATGTCTCTCCGCAAGAGCCCTACGAAGCAGTCAGGCAGAAGGTCGAATCCGAAATCGAGCGGCATTTCAAATTCGTGCTGAATCGCCCGGAGATTCTCAACCGCATAGGCGAGAACATCATCGTCTTCGACTTCATCCGGGAGGACATCGCTGGCGAGATTTTCCAGCAGATGGTGGCCAACACCCTCGCAGACTTGAAGTCGCAAGAGCTCGAAGTGTCCCTTGCACCTGAGGCGATGACCAGCCTTCGGGCGCTGTGCCTGGCAGACCTATCCAACGGCGGCCGTGGCATCAGGAACCAAGTGGAGGCTCACCTTCTGAACCCTTTGGCCCGCGCGCTTTTCGACGCCGATGCTGCTCCGGGCAGCTCGTATTTGGTCAGCGGTCTGCAGGCTGGCCAGCTTTCACTGGAAAGTGCTGCTCGATGAAACTCGCTCTTTCGCGCCTGCACTTTCCGGTAACCACGCTGGGTCCTGGGCGGAGGCTCGGGATATGGGTACAGGGATGTTCCATCCGCTGCCCAGGATGCATCTCTTCAGACACTTGGGCGAAAAGGGCTCCAGATGTAGAAGTCGCCGAGTTGCTCGAAGCCATCCGGCCGTGGCTCCACGAGTGTGATGGCATCACGATTTCTGGTGGCGAGCCATTCGAGCAGCTGGAGGCGCTCGAGCAGCTTCTCCATGCGATTCGCCAGTTGTCGGGGGTGAGCGTCCTAATTTACAGCGGGCTGCCGCTCGAAGAGCTTGCGAGCTGTAATGTCGTGAAGCAAGGACTAGTCGACTGCCTCATCTCCGACCCGTTCGACGTGAGCATGGGACAGACGAAGTACCTCCGAGGCAGTGACAACCAGCGTATGACGTGCCTGACAGCGCTTGGGCATGAAGTGTTCGGCTCTTTGGACCGACACGCTACAGACGCTGACCGCCGGCTCGACGTCATGTTCGGCGGGGATGGCGAGGTGTGGCTCGCAGGGATTCCGAGTAGAGGAGATATGGCTCGCTTGCAGTTGATTCTTGAAAACCGAGGAACGTACCTGAGGACGACGGAGGCGCGTTCATGACTGACCTTGTTCGCTACTGCCCGAGTTGCTACACGGAACGTGCCGTCCATGAAGTCTCGTGTGAAGGTGTCGTCGACGGTCATCAATGCAATTGGCCATTGCTGGAAGTTCAAATCACCCCCGCAGGGTGGCGCCCGACGGAGGTCATTCCCGCGGAGTCGACGCCGGCCGGAATTTCGCCGGTCGGGCTCGTTTGCACGAACGGCCACGCGTTGGAGGTAGGCGACTTCCTCTGCTCAGTCTGTGGGGCTGAAGCAGCCGCCGGAAGTGAAGCGACGGAAGGAGAGGAGTCAGTTACTCCTGCTACTTCAGAGA
It encodes:
- a CDS encoding phage/plasmid primase, P4 family — protein: MSTRFDPHRYALQLDDGMHASDKQLLYRWTGTHWACVPDEDGERYAYRWIVEHDRGNASPENAKKAHKAAILWMGALPESPTETVIPCRNGYVIARGGRVYTIPPTSSMGLRHVISCDYHPGVADAPNFRRFLDRVLPDPEVQARVQEYIGYTLTSDARHQRAQFWIGGGANGKGVLANIVQALHGKPETVQLDALDGFRLSVLIGASLIYCDEAPRGRINEQLLKSMIAGERVQVDRKYRDPISIHLRGKWLVLGNHLPTVVDHSTGFWRRWDIVPFSVTIPEHERDPLLVRKICEREMSGVLHWALEGLVRLEQRGAFESQLPSAMRAVLHEAKAATNSVQAWADECAITFTASPHTEKDDVYRHYRHWCDRNGVSHMASPAFWTRVRDIGPFLETRKRVALGQVRTCNVVVPSLVTVLTQSIRAA
- a CDS encoding AlpA family transcriptional regulator, with protein sequence MKLLDLDELATLLGRSPETIKKDLKRNPLAVPPRLHIPGTRLLRWRSVDVEAWLASHVVLGGHQ
- a CDS encoding SOS response-associated peptidase; translated protein: MRYRGFMCNRYVSADEAAIERFWHIGRHNQPRWAADIFPRVPGPFIRSVRGTSELELVVGQWGLIPFFARTPVLKYSTNNARFEEISEKASYKQSWARGRRCIIPAWSFDEPCWETGRNVWWRFQRADDAPWGLAGLWNAWTDPETGEIIESYTMLTVNADAHPLMSRMHKPDPKLPADQQDKRSVVAIEFADLSKWLTGTQAEAATLVRPPSMECTAATPMS
- a CDS encoding NYN domain-containing protein, whose protein sequence is MSGPILPIEPRVAVLVDCDNTTPEILEYALRVVAQFGRVVLRRGYGNHSTLAKTWQEALVRQAFTPCLQYQYAAGKNTADIALALDALEAMFDQRADKFCIVTSDSDFAYLCRKLRERGATVCIVGESKTPEALRNASDQFFEWVAPVSADSEQSGTKAIHEKTEQPKPATIKRRPRFVVEAVALLAGNTSEGQVHLSSLGQYLKRTDPGFSPANYGHSGLLDMLKTYDLLALKKGDGGHYTVGLRSLAANVTNGASANSPTHVSALIAEVEE
- a CDS encoding AAA family ATPase — its product is MEPKNQVTRWQRDFERFLPLKSQFVLSGNVRDLQVVEVQPGVVTAQPLNQCVAAALKRAGYANTILFQPLAGFSVVSATGEAASAAAGLLQELGVTAEGGQGRAGAELLASALDRIVKRQGEPVALIVDFAARLLTRPTDPTAAEHHLFTQALVLSQQAAPRPAGIDRRPFFNTVIWIVEKEGDLPDWFIVGNPRLRHIPVPRPDNRARRALAPALLKPLGGAAQAAPESLKKAQDEFVDGTEGMLLVDVNAISVLARVEGVPFDKIADAVRRYKVGVTEDPWLQIGREKIKNAEAFIRQRVKGQPDAVVHMLDIVKRAVMGVGGGRRGGRPRGVAFLAGPTGVGKTELAKTITSLLFGDESAYIRFDMSEFSAEHADQRLLGAPPGYIGYDAGGELTNAIREKPFSVVLFDEIEKAHPRVLDKFLQILDDGVLTSGRGDRVYFSEALIVFTSNLGIYKMTDSGERELNVSPQEPYEAVRQKVESEIERHFKFVLNRPEILNRIGENIIVFDFIREDIAGEIFQQMVANTLADLKSQELEVSLAPEAMTSLRALCLADLSNGGRGIRNQVEAHLLNPLARALFDADAAPGSSYLVSGLQAGQLSLESAAR
- a CDS encoding 4Fe-4S cluster-binding domain-containing protein codes for the protein MKLALSRLHFPVTTLGPGRRLGIWVQGCSIRCPGCISSDTWAKRAPDVEVAELLEAIRPWLHECDGITISGGEPFEQLEALEQLLHAIRQLSGVSVLIYSGLPLEELASCNVVKQGLVDCLISDPFDVSMGQTKYLRGSDNQRMTCLTALGHEVFGSLDRHATDADRRLDVMFGGDGEVWLAGIPSRGDMARLQLILENRGTYLRTTEARS